The stretch of DNA ACTGTTTTTGGTGGGGTTTGCGCGGTTTAAGGTTGGTGAATGATACTTTGTGTTCTTCTCTTAATTTTGCCTTCATCATATAACCTTTAGTGGAGCTAACATGTaggaaacaaaacaaaaaaatacgaGACTAATAACATGCcaaaagtaataaattttgtaatatgttaCAGTTCTCTTGGACAAAACCTCAAGACAAGTACTTATGTCCCGGAGATAGCCTTTGCAATTTTCATTGCCATCTTTGGACTATTTTTATTCTCACTACTTATTGGAAACATGCAGGTAAGTGTTGATAAGGCCTATTATTAGATCTTAGAGATGAAATGTTtttcacatatatattttatggagAACTTCTTGACActcaaattaacaaaaaaaaaaaacaaacacataGGCTTATTTATAGATTATGTTGAACATTGTTACAGAAATATCTGGAATCTACAACTGTTAGGGAGGAAGAGATGAGAGTGAAGAGGAGGGATGCAGAACGGTGGATGTCGCACCGTATGTTACCTGATAACTTGAAGCAAAGAATTAGAAGGTATGAACAATACAAATGGCAAGAAAATAGAGGTGTTGAAGAGGAGACATTAATTCATAACCTCCCTAAAGATCTCAGAAGGGACATAAAGCGTCACCTTTGCTTAGCTTTAGTCAAGAAAGTGAGTAACATTCATAATATCATTTCAccatctaattttttttgtccaattatATGTACTATATTGCACATGTGATGTGTAATAAGCATTTCATGTACTTTAATGTTGCATTAGGTGCCAATGTTTGAGAAAATGGATGGGCAATTGTTAGATGCAATGTGTGATAGACTGAAGCCAGTTCTATATACAGAGAAGAGTTGCATTGTTCGCGAAGAGGATCCGGTCGATGAAATGCTTTTCATTATGCGTGGAAAAGTTGCTACCATGACTACAAATGGTGGAAGAACTGGTTTCTTCAACTCCTTATTTCTAATGCCTGGTGATTTTTGTGGAGAGGAGCTTCTAACATGGGCTTTGGATCCTAACTCATCCTCAAATCTACCTACTTCAACTAGAACAGTTGAAACTATATCTGAAGTTGAAGCATTTGCACTCATGGCTGATGACTTGAAGTTTGTTGCTTCCCAATTTAGACGTCTTATAAACAGCAAACAACTCCAACACACTTTTAGGCAAGGCTTGATATCGTGCTTTCTCCTTTTCTGTTTTAATTTGATGATTCACCATTACATTTTATGAATAAGTGGAGTTCTACATTAAATAGGTTCTGACTTTTGAGAGTAATGTGCTTATATAGTCTCATCAAATTCAATTTGGGTTTATCTTATAACATTAGCACATGTATATGTATTTGGAAGAGCTTACGAAAATAACATGTGACATGCTCATATATAGGTTGTTTTCATCTTGGTTCAGTAAGCTGTGCAGAATAGCTTATAAATACAGTTTATATCTTGTGTGAAAACAATTTAACCGCATTACCTCTTTGACAAGAGATATAACTCATACATAAAGgcttaattttaaaacaaaaaaagaatttattggTTAAACTTGTTCAACAATATATACTTTTGCAGGTTATATTCACCCCAATGGAAGACATGGGCTGCATGTTTCATACAAGCGGCCTGGCGGCGATACCGGAAAAAGAAGATTGATAGGACATTGCGTGAAGCAGAAGACAAGCTACAAAATGCTTTGGCAAATGAGGAAGGATCAACTATAAGCCTTGGTGCAACCATATATGCATCAAGGTTTGCTGCAAATGCATTACGAAACTTGAGAGAAAATAACAGACACAACAGAATGCCGCAGAGACTATTGCCTCTTTTGCCTCCAAAGCCAGCTGAACCTGATTTCACTGCTCAGAAACACTAGGCCTAGCTTAGAAATATAAGTTTAGATATGATAGAAACAAAACTACCAAATGGAGTATGTGAAACATTATCCATACTCCATTGTATTtgtatgcatatatatatatatatgtaactctgtaaatTTTGCTTGTAGTAGGACAGATATAGTTCATTTTGTCTGAACAATAAAACACCTAGCTAGGTGCATGTGGTTTTATTTATAGCACactttttttgtcctttaacAAATGGTAGCATTTGAGTATTAATTTTGTCTATGGTACCCAATTAGTATTTGTCTATGGTCTGTtgccaaataaatatataaaaggaaCTGCAAGACCAAATACTATCCATGTTACTGTTAGAAGCATATATAATTGTGTGTGTATGCTGTGGTATCCTCTATAATTGTGGGACATGTGATTGAAACCTGAGCTTCGATTATTGAAAGAGAGAATGATGACACCGGAAAGAAGCTCAACTTAATGATTAATACTATTAACTATACTGTGAATTGagtaaaaacaaaactatattGTGAATTGTACcgacatttttaaattttatactgTGAATAggtataaaaaagaaaattattggtaattaatttattaaaaactaatctattgtgtaaataaaaaatagtcatATGTAtcttttcataaattatttgatatttaataattaataaaaaaataatacttcatCATTCGTCATAAACTAAGTACcatttttattcattatatacttattaaaaaataatataaataataatagtaatttaataaattatctttataatttttatgaaattatcaTATTAAAGATAGATGTGTTTATCATTATaaatgtaaaacaaaaaatattcaaaaaaatatattaaaatataatatttttaaaataatatatataataattgtaGTTTAAAGATAGTGTATTGATCTTGTACAAGAATTTTACACTTTAATTTCATCTTAACTATTTGATCattgtttctttaaattttaatctaataacTAAACGGTACACTAGATGGtataattaagaaataatatctaattttatattaaaaataactgAGACCTATATATTCCTTCATTCCTTCAAAACTCTAATTTCCCTTAAACCCTAATTTCGGAAAAATTTCCCCAAATTCGACACTGGAACATGAGAAGAGCCAAAGGATGTACAACCTGTTCGCACACAATCTCTGAGAGATTCTAAGCGCAGGTAATTCCAATGAAGATGTTGATGATGTTGAGGGGTTACCTTGCAcgttgaaagaaaataaaattgaagaggTTGGACGCCGATCTTGAGAGGCATAGAACAAGACAtcctctaattttatttttattttttttataaataacaacaatagattaatcaaataatattaatatattattaaaatatatttaattaaacataTGTGATGTTTGAGAAACTGACGTCGactttttctctttattttgattatattttccataattttttttataagaatataataaaaagcAATAATCTTCCAAATCGTTAATCATATTAACAATTATacaattaaagataaaatataataaattaattcaacaaattctatatatagataaaaaaattataaattgaatctattttatttgaatgaatTGTGTGATATTCCAAAAACTTGTGTGAATTGTATGACGCATGAAAATTGTGTGACTcataaaaattgtaaaacatGAGAATTGAATTTCTAATCTTTTCAATTTATCTACTACGTACGAATCGcgtcaaactttaaaaaaaactatatcacTTTTATAAACACGCTCCGGAACATGCATGGACGAGCGTTGTTCTGATTAACAAcgttgaagaaaataaaatgcgGATAGAGACAGGGGACATGACAtctcctaattttttttttattttttttataaataacgaAAAGCAATAAAAGATTATTCAATTGTTCTTAAATAACAGTCCAAGTCGTTaatcatattataaattatacaattaaacagataaaatataataaattaattcaacaaactctatatatagataaaaaaaaatcataaattgaatatattttatttgaatgaatTGTGTGATATTCCAAAAACTTGTGTAAATTATATGACGCATGAAAATTGTGTGACTGGTAAAAATTGTAAAACCTGAGTCTACTACCTACGAATcgcatcaaattttaaaaaaaactatatcacTTTtctgaatttcaattataatagtTTAATTAATACTTATAACTCTCTGACTCTGTAAATAACAGAGTTATCCTTCTTACTTTGATCAATCCTCACCTTTGATTTTTAGCAGAATGAGTTGTGAGATGCTTCCCTTGTAATGTGTTGACTCATGTCATAGGTACTATGAGAGGTTAGTGGTCTGTATCATATCCATTTTAATTATAGTGAATAATATCACAATTAACCATGTGAACAAAACAAGAAGGTTCTATCATCTAGATTAACCGTAATTagtattaaaaacaaaacaaatgaaaaaattctACGCCTAGGTAAACCATAATTAGtattaaatattgattttgataataatattattatcaaattataaaacattTCTAATTGTATCTAATATTAATTCTATTAATaatttcatgaattaaaatGATCAAACTAATATGATTTAATGGCAACACTTTATCTCTCTAAATGCTACATGTGGCCGTATACAAGTATTAATTCAAAAACAATTTCTTTTGATatctatattatataaaattacaaaaaaaaatcatcaacttttaatgataatattttatctcTCTTAAATGCCACATGATAGTCTTATACCAtacaatcatttatttaaaacaatttttttcacattcatttcaaacaatttaaaaatagaatctacaataaaaaAGTTTGAT from Cicer arietinum cultivar CDC Frontier isolate Library 1 chromosome 3, Cicar.CDCFrontier_v2.0, whole genome shotgun sequence encodes:
- the LOC101507171 gene encoding cyclic nucleotide-gated ion channel 1, which encodes MNARGQKFVRFDDWRSESSFSIENEDFVNKRKRRPSVSDVLKSMGRRFESGSEKMKKFRRPSSIVHPVSEGQTKKPTYSKRKILDPQGPMLQKWNKIFVLTCVMAISMDPLFFYIPVIVGREKCLDLDGTLQTTASVLRTFFDLFYILRIIFQFRTGFIAPSSRVFGRGELIDDPVAIIKRYLSSHFIIDILSILPIPQVIVLAIIPHLKNSGPFAAKDWLKYTVLIQYVPRLLRIRPLFKEVTRTSGILTETAWAGAVYNLLLYMLASHVVGANWYLLSVESQVRCWRREMKNASLFHDSYLGCGRQNDTVSLLLNSTCLLVDPDQINDSYTFNFGIFFDAQQSRVIDATTDFPQKFFYCFWWGLRGLSSLGQNLKTSTYVPEIAFAIFIAIFGLFLFSLLIGNMQKYLESTTVREEEMRVKRRDAERWMSHRMLPDNLKQRIRRYEQYKWQENRGVEEETLIHNLPKDLRRDIKRHLCLALVKKVPMFEKMDGQLLDAMCDRLKPVLYTEKSCIVREEDPVDEMLFIMRGKVATMTTNGGRTGFFNSLFLMPGDFCGEELLTWALDPNSSSNLPTSTRTVETISEVEAFALMADDLKFVASQFRRLINSKQLQHTFRLYSPQWKTWAACFIQAAWRRYRKKKIDRTLREAEDKLQNALANEEGSTISLGATIYASRFAANALRNLRENNRHNRMPQRLLPLLPPKPAEPDFTAQKH